Within the Phaseolus vulgaris cultivar G19833 chromosome 9, P. vulgaris v2.0, whole genome shotgun sequence genome, the region TCATTCCCGAAAGTTTTACTTCATAATAAATACTGGTCTTATATCCTGCATATGTTCATCTAAGATGAGAATGGAAACTGCATTTTCTAATCTTAGATTGATGAACTTGACCACATGAAGACTGTTATACAAGTGAGAGGGGGATGAAACtactttgataagaaaatatTAGAAGCAGATAATTTGAACACAGGCTGTTAGCAACTCAACATTTTGCTTGTTTTTATTTGTGATATGTATTCTTTACCTTCTCTGAATGGTTGCTGAAGTGGAGAATGAGATGACTGGTTCCTATTTGTGTAATTTTAGATCCTATTGCTCTTGGAAAGTACTGCTTTGTTGACTTTATAAATGTTTAATGTGTGATAGGGGCATTTAGAGAGAGACGCCATGGTTTCTTCTAATGGACTAGCTACTACTACTACGCAACCACGTTTTTCTTTTGGATTGATTTCTGATGTCCAATATGCTGACATTTCTGATGGTCGCTCGTTCCTTGGTGTTCCACGGTATTATAGGCACAGTATTCTTGTGTTGCAGAGAGCAGTTAAAGAATGGAACACTTATCAGAAGCACATGTTTGTGATCAATTTTGGAGATATTGTTGATGGGTTTTGTCCCAAAGATCAATCTCTTGACAGTGTACGAAAAGTTGTGGACGAATTTGAGATGTTCAAGGGGGGACCCGTGTATCATATGATTGGCAATCACTGCCTATACAATCTCCCTCGCAGCAAGTTGCTTCCATTATTGAAGATCCAAACTCTTGATGGCCGTGCATACTATGATTTCTCACCAGTGCCTGAATATAGATTTGTAGTTCTGGATGCCTATGACATCAGTACCATTggttggccacaagatcatccAAAAACATTGGAGGCCATGAAAATCCTAAGGGAGAAGAATCCAAATGAAGATAAGAACAGTCCAGATAATTTGGAGGGGCCTGAAAGAAGGTTTGTCATGTTTAATGGAGCTCTTGGAAAGGAACAGATGGAATGGTTAGATGGTGTTCTCCTGGATGCAACAAAATTGAAACAGAAGGTGATTGTCTGTTGCCATTTGCCTCTAGATCCTGGTGCGGCAAGTAAAGCGACACTGTTGTGGAATTATGATGAGGTAATGAATTTGATACACAGATACAATTGCGTTAAGGCCTGTCTTGCAGGGCATGATCATAAAGGGGGATACTCCATTGACTCTCATGGGATACACCATAGAGTTTTTGAAGCTGCTTTGGAATGTCCTCCTGGTACCAATGCATTTGGATATATTGATGTCTACGACGACAGGATATCACTAGTCGGAACTGACAGAATGGAAAGTACAGACATGACTTTTGGCCCCCTAAGTTAATTTGTATGTCAGGATGTGTTCCTGTTAATAAAAAATGCctattatcttttttattaataattgataAAGTACCTATGATCTGGTTCTCGTCCAACCGACAGGGAAGTTAGTATTTGAAGTTGGAAATAAAAGGATACTTTTACGTTTTTGGTAACACCTAAGGTAAAAGGCAGCAAGATCAAATGACCCATgttgaaactagttttatttattttttgacaGAAATTAGtattatttgatttgtaccaTTGTTGACGTTTAGAAGAGAATGAAAATTAGTAACATGAATTGTGAATGTGACCCTTGAGCATGCTAAGTGGGCATCCTAAGGTGACACCACATGGTGATGGAGTTTCATTTGGAgggatttattttttattatatgattgtctctttttctttattaatttttttacaataaatgaCACTAAATGCATTGTGATTTTAGTGCTAGGGGGTGATTTAGCCGATAGTTAAACTCTCTTTAAGTTAAACGGATTAAatctcttcattttttattttttttttatttgaattaagtCCATTATAATTAGTTTTTGACCCTTAATTCGGCTACTCAGTTAGTTATGTCGACTGTAAATTTTGATAAGGATAAGTTGAAAATAAGTAAGTTATGACCAACAATAGGTAATCTATTTCATAGTCTACTAGGGATCGAGGGATGATATTATTggaaacaacaacaaaatagtaaaaaaaatcaatctatTATTATCTACAAATACTATATAATCAGTTTTCTGAATTAATGTTCTAAAATAACACCAAACAGAGAAATAGTAAAAAAGCTAGGAGATAAAAGAATAAATGGAAGCCAATGCAAAGGAGAAATAAGCATACAGGAGAATAATGAACAAAGAATGTGTCGGTGCCTTATGAATGCTTGAATCTTGAAGCAACTAGACACCGATGATACTCATTCTAGGGCAACAATGGGAAATTTCACAtactttaattataattaattgaaaaaaaaaagatgttatATATACTCACATTGTAAAACAATTTTACACCAGTCACTCACTattattacatatataaatttgttgactttttcaataaatacttttaaaactATGTCAACAAACAAGAATGATTTGTAATTACAATTATGGTGTGAAGCTATTTGACATTCTTAATATTTTACCATGATCATACAATTTCAAATGCTCACAAAATCAAACGTTGGGAGAGAATACCTTGTTCTATTTATTTGGAgggaaaattttaattttaatttttatagtctggtttattttctatttttaagttttaaacaataaatagtgaaaataattataattttttactatctttataaatatttaaaaaatactgtaacattttcataattaaaataaaattaattttcctaatttaattgattttttctattttgtttcatttgatgACTAAATTGAGTACAGTAATCGACCAATTAATGGGCGTTAAagaaaatttagattttttatattatttattttattttgttctatATTATTGGGTTTTTCATTTGTCCGTGGCTTGGATTAAAAGGGCCTAAAGTTTCCTTTGAAAAATTGTGAGTGAAACTCATTCTGGAACTTTGGTTCCACGCCATTGCATTCTGCACTCCCTTGGTTTGAACTTCTATCTCCATTGTTTGAAGTTGCACCCGTATGAAGTGGTAAAATATCAAAAATATTGTTGAGATTTATAAAGTAACCATATTTTGGATTGGGTGATCTAGAAAGGTTCCAAATTGTACAATGCATAACCTATTTTGAATTTCTGGAGATTCTAGAATACaattttgaatatgaaaatatattgcGAAATGTAGCACATTCCAAAATGTATTtctaaatacaaaaatatattctaaatatattttagaatgcacaattcaaaatatatatttttgaatgataaaattaataattcaatttttatgaGGATGCAACATTAATATGAGAgtacaatttaaatttttgggttttcaattttaaaattggtagATGTTCAAATTAATCATATTTTGATCAAAATCAACCTAATAATCTAAAGTATGTTATGTGAGATTTGATTAACAATTGACTTTGACAATacaaaattttggaaaaaaaaagtagACTTTAATAATACAAGGTTTTGTAAAAAAAGTTATGTAATGATAAAGTTGACATTTTTACCATAGAACTAGTTATGGTGAAGATTTGTGTGTTAAGTTTCGTATTTTTTTGGGTTTGTTGGAGATAACACATTAACtagagataaagacatttcaAAGTATATGAGTTGGTGAaaatctcaccttataagccgattttataagattgaattgaTTTTATAGTTCATTTCTTTAATAAGGTTTGTGTTCATTcccaaattcaaaaaaaaatcacaaaaccATCCTGGAACCTTCCAAACCATACACTCAATTTTTTGCCTCTCtctaaaaggtataaatacctTTTTGGTCCCTACATTTGGGGtcaaaattcaatttaatataatggttttaaaaaaaatcaatttgattcCAAGGGCTTTCAAAAAGGTTCAATTTGGTTCATTATATTAAGTTTCCACCAACGACGTTAACGGTTGATGATGTGACGACAAAATGACATTGGTTTGCACATGTGACAGTACGAATTTTATGATTTGAAAATTGGGAAAAGAAGATTGAAGGAGAGGGAGGCGGAGACAGAGATGATTATGGTGGTGGAGCCAAGGGAGGGGCACGACTAGGTCTAAAAGTgtcataatattttgtttattattagaATTATTTTCAGTTCAAAAGTAAAATGGTTGTTGATATATGGTCTTTGGCATTTGCCTAAAGAGAACTAAAACACTTCTTAAAGAATTGAGTACTTCATCTCATGATTCGAAAGACTTTTATTTTCCTTCAAAATACTTAACTTCCTTCTTCACCTAATGCATGTCTTGCTTATGAAAACAACATTGGACTTATTGGCGCAATTCTTAGTACACTGTCCTAAGATTTCCATTTCCACTATTGTAGTTGTTTTTCTTGGAAGCATGTTTTGAAACCTAGGCTCCAAAATGTAAGATCAAACAAGAAACAAGATATTTTCAATGCCATGGGTTGCATGTATGTTGTTGTTGTCCTTCTTGGTACTAAGAATTTTAATGCAGCACAGTAAGTAGTTGCTGTTGAGCAGACAATCTTTCGAGGAAAAAGAGCGTTCGTCCCTTGACTCCACCATGCGTCGCCTCTACCTTCCTCTCTCTCAATCTTCTTTTTCCAATTTTCAAACCCTAAAATTTCGTTTCAGTCCACGTGTGCAAACCAATGTCACTATGTGCGCCACGTCATCAATAATTAATGTCGTTGGTAAAAACATAATGAAAAGGACTAAATTGAACTTTTTTAAAATCCTAGAAaccaaataaatttttttaaaaaccactgtaTCTTGAACATTAAGTccaaatataaaagaaaaaaataattatacctCTCTAAAACAGTCTTGGATGGATCAAGTATGAGAGTTCCATAAAGGAGAATGGACTTCCGAAAGTGGTCTTCGAGTTAACCAACAATAGGTTCCTCAATTTCTTTGGTACCTTTGAATCCAATTTCATATGATAGGGTAAGATTACTAGAGATGTGAATTAACTTAGTTGAATTAAGTTCCCACTATATGTTTCATCCTTTGAAGGGATCTAACTTACACCAATCTCCTTTCACTGTGGTCCATACCTATCATGAAGACTGGACCTCTAGAGAGACACACGTTGCAAGTTTAACTATTGTTTTTTCTCGGAACCAACAACAACATTTTTTGGAGCAAACTTCACTATCACAATAAATTTATCTTAAACTTACTGTTTAATAATctctttttaataatttgttgcAAAAGGTGGAGATATGTAGTTAAATGTCTCATAGCATAGACTTTTGAATTCCAACACATAGCATATATATTATAGCAGTGACTGTGAAGCAAGAATGGTTAGTAAGAGCGAAATTACCATGCAACCCTCACTCTCAtcaaatttttttacaatatctTGGTGTGATAGCAATTAGTGGAAAAACCAATAACATTAAAAAGGTTATGGAGATATTACCATTACTGTGCATTAAAATAtaagctcttttttttttcaaacaataatttaatattGGCTTGTGTTACCGGTAATTAATCTCTTACTCAAAATGTCCAATTCATCATATAATAATTGTGTTAAAAATTTTATACTAATTACAAATTATATTAACTTGTGTCATATAAgtagataaaaatattatatttataaattaatattgtaTAATTGATTTATATGTAAACCTTTAATAATAGCAACTTCGTGTTATAATATGAGTTAAAATAAAAAGCATATAAGATTCTACTGTAGAACTCTATAAagtgaaaaaatattaattaaaaaatgagaaTGTTGCAACTTGGCATGAGGCTAATTTCAATGGAGAGTGATATCTGAAAAGCACCCCATAAGTTCCAAAATCAACTTAAAATGATTGGAGAGCATCCCAAAAAGAGCAACTAGTTGCTGAAAAGAGCTTCACCCCAACTTCAAATTTGTTACAACAATTGTTATTAACTCAAAAAGTAAGTTTATCTAGCTTTTCAATAATAGATGCTGGTTTTGAAAAGATAATCAAAGTTAGGATAAAATTGAAGTCAATTGGAttgctttgaaaaataaagattttgtataagaaaaaaaaactacataTCTCTTCTTATGAAAAATATTGGTTCTCAACAAGATAATAAAAGACATTAAAAGAAGTGCCATAAATTTGATGACCAATTTGATAATGATGATAAGCTTACCCTTTAGCAAAGGATttataagaaaatcaaaattttggaAGACGTGAAATTGCACTTGAAaaagatattataaaataaagcaACTAACCATAAGGAAAAAAGCCACTGGAAAAGTTTGTGGATGCATATCAACTCAACCATTTAAAAGGAAACGCTTTAGATCATTTAGGATCACAATCAACCCATGTTCCAAGACTGATCCCAtcccaaaaattaaaaaaccctAATTTAGGCTTCgaattagattttaatttttcttttcttataaaAGATCTGTGTTCGATATTTTAGATGATTGATATATTTTCCTATACTTGCTTATTGTTTAATcctaattatttataatattgttgctgttattttttctttttaaatctctcacacacacatataatatatatatatatatatatatatatattaaataatgacATTATAACtcatcttcttctctcacctatCACTTAAACTTTCTCACCTTCTCAATAGCTCTTCTAGATAAGTAGttaattccatttttttcttctattttatatattttcgaattttctatttttcttaagaactgattaatttatttttttataaatcagACGATAATGGAAATCCAATTTCTAAATCAGATCAAGGATTTATAAATCCATTCTACTTATTCTTTTTTAACAATAACTTATTATCAAAACTAAAcctttattcaataaaaaactATATCCTAATTAATTAACAGTTAACAGATAACTTTCAATATGGTCAAATTCAATCTCAACTTCAtagatttagaaaaataatgGTTAAAAGAAGTatgtaatttaaatattcatcaTAATGTGAAGAGattagtttgtaatttttttgattaAAACCCTAATTTGAATTGAATAAGTAGAATGATAGTAAGTTCTCCATTGGTGTAGACATGTATATGAGCATCACCAAACATCCATTGTTCACGGGAAGTGAGTCACATGCAAGAGGTTTTGATGGGTAAATAGAGACATTGAGTTGAATAATGTATTGGCTATATTTATGTTATACTTAAGGTTTACATAAGGTGCAGCTTCTcataatttaaaacatatacATAGCTCTGTTCTCAAGATGAGATGAAGAGAGAGAATTTGCAAAGCAGTAGATGACAGATGTAGATAGACGTGGACGCATGCAGAATTATTGGGCATGTGTCTGTGATTCAATCCATTTTGTCCATTATGCACAATTGTTCAACCCCAGCTGTAACTAAACCTCTCTCTGGCCCCACCacc harbors:
- the LOC137821672 gene encoding manganese-dependent ADP-ribose/CDP-alcohol diphosphatase-like isoform X1 produces the protein MKLSIEGHLERDAMVSSNGLATTTTQPRFSFGLISDVQYADISDGRSFLGVPRYYRHSILVLQRAVKEWNTYQKHMFVINFGDIVDGFCPKDQSLDSVRKVVDEFEMFKGGPVYHMIGNHCLYNLPRSKLLPLLKIQTLDGRAYYDFSPVPEYRFVVLDAYDISTIGWPQDHPKTLEAMKILREKNPNEDKNSPDNLEGPERRFVMFNGALGKEQMEWLDGVLLDATKLKQKVIVCCHLPLDPGAASKATLLWNYDEVMNLIHRYNCVKACLAGHDHKGGYSIDSHGIHHRVFEAALECPPGTNAFGYIDVYDDRISLVGTDRMESTDMTFGPLS
- the LOC137821672 gene encoding manganese-dependent ADP-ribose/CDP-alcohol diphosphatase-like isoform X2, which produces MVSSNGLATTTTQPRFSFGLISDVQYADISDGRSFLGVPRYYRHSILVLQRAVKEWNTYQKHMFVINFGDIVDGFCPKDQSLDSVRKVVDEFEMFKGGPVYHMIGNHCLYNLPRSKLLPLLKIQTLDGRAYYDFSPVPEYRFVVLDAYDISTIGWPQDHPKTLEAMKILREKNPNEDKNSPDNLEGPERRFVMFNGALGKEQMEWLDGVLLDATKLKQKVIVCCHLPLDPGAASKATLLWNYDEVMNLIHRYNCVKACLAGHDHKGGYSIDSHGIHHRVFEAALECPPGTNAFGYIDVYDDRISLVGTDRMESTDMTFGPLS